From one Candidatus Thermoplasmatota archaeon genomic stretch:
- a CDS encoding DUF134 domain-containing protein codes for MIGQRRGRRRRHRWVAGIPPVSQFGPAYARQDIDVVNLFIEEFEAIRLVDLVGLSQVEAAVQMGISQKTLWNDLTSARRKVADAIVNGKAIRIEGGSYIVNKEFMDKTISKKEY; via the coding sequence CGTCATAGATGGGTCGCCGGCATACCTCCAGTATCACAATTTGGGCCAGCTTATGCCAGACAGGATATAGATGTTGTAAATCTTTTTATAGAAGAGTTTGAAGCCATTCGTCTCGTGGACCTTGTTGGGTTGAGTCAGGTAGAGGCAGCGGTTCAGATGGGAATTTCACAGAAGACTTTATGGAACGATCTTACCTCGGCCAGAAGGAAAGTTGCAGATGCCATAGTAAACGGTAAGGCGATACGAATTGAGGGGGGAAGCTATATAGTGAACAAAGAATTTATGGATAAGACTATTAGTAAAAAGGAATACTGA